A stretch of the Pseudomonas helvetica genome encodes the following:
- the nagA gene encoding N-acetylglucosamine-6-phosphate deacetylase codes for MSEDNILTAQGWIRGRLIHEHGKIVRIEGQLCDPADNDLPYLLPGFIDLHVHGGGGKDIMEGTPAFDTITKTHVRFGTTSLLATTMTAPPEEISRVLAEVGEFCEQRPKGCARVLGVHLEGPYINPGKLGAQPNFAHTALMAEVEAYLALAPIRVITIAPEIAGHDKLIRALSDRGIRMQIGHTLGSYEEGVAALEAGASSFTHLYNAMSPLHHREPGIVGAALAHAKYAELIPDLLHVHPGAIRVALRSIPCLYCVTDSTAAAGMPDGEYKLGSHTVTKCLGGVRLPDGTLAGSTLTMDQALRNLVKIGLPLAEASQRLSQFPADYLGIHERGRLQPGAWADCVRLDRSLTLTAVTVEGEDIDFKNA; via the coding sequence ATGTCCGAAGACAACATCCTCACCGCCCAAGGCTGGATCCGCGGCCGCTTGATCCATGAACACGGCAAGATCGTGCGCATCGAAGGTCAGCTCTGCGACCCGGCAGATAACGACCTGCCTTACCTGCTGCCGGGTTTCATCGACCTGCACGTCCACGGCGGTGGCGGCAAGGACATCATGGAAGGCACGCCGGCCTTCGACACCATCACCAAAACCCACGTGCGTTTCGGCACCACCTCGCTGCTGGCCACCACCATGACCGCGCCACCGGAAGAAATTTCCCGGGTGCTGGCCGAGGTCGGCGAGTTCTGCGAACAGCGCCCGAAAGGCTGCGCCCGGGTACTCGGCGTGCACCTCGAAGGACCGTACATCAACCCTGGAAAACTCGGTGCACAACCGAACTTTGCCCACACCGCGCTGATGGCCGAAGTCGAAGCCTACCTGGCGCTGGCGCCGATCCGGGTGATCACCATTGCCCCGGAAATCGCCGGTCACGACAAACTGATTCGCGCCCTCAGCGACCGCGGCATTCGCATGCAGATCGGCCACACCCTGGGCAGCTACGAAGAAGGCGTCGCGGCGCTGGAGGCCGGCGCCAGCAGTTTCACCCACCTTTATAACGCCATGAGCCCGCTGCATCACCGCGAACCGGGAATCGTCGGCGCGGCACTGGCTCACGCCAAATACGCGGAACTGATTCCCGACCTGCTGCACGTGCATCCCGGCGCCATCCGCGTAGCCCTGCGCTCGATCCCGTGCCTGTATTGCGTCACCGATTCCACCGCCGCTGCCGGCATGCCGGACGGCGAATACAAGCTCGGCAGCCACACCGTGACCAAATGCCTGGGCGGCGTGCGCCTGCCTGACGGCACGCTGGCCGGCAGCACTCTGACCATGGATCAGGCGCTGCGCAACCTGGTGAAGATCGGCCTGCCACTGGCCGAGGCCTCGCAACGGCTGTCGCAATTCCCTGCCGATTATCTCGGCATCCATGAGCGCGGCCGCCTGCAACCCGGCGCCTGGGCTGACTGCGTGCGTCTGGATCGCTCACTCACACTGACCGCCGTAACGGTCGAAGGAGAAGACATTGACTTCAAAAATGCTTGA
- a CDS encoding SIS domain-containing protein has translation MTSKMLEEALSSYKAVDAQLQQLDPQMIEIAGRLNRQPPQVAMTVARGSSDHAASYFAYLTMQHVGIPVASLPMSVVTMQQAPLKVSGQAVFAFSQSGQSPDLVNSLRLLRKRGALSISMVNAENSPLEAACEFSLPLCAGTESSVAATKSFIATLSASARLIAHWKQDAELLQAGLALPEGLRDAATQDWSLAVDVLRDCQRLMVIGRGAGFAIAQEAALKLKETSAIQAEAFSSAEVKHGPMALIDDNYPLLVFAPRGAEQAGLLSLAAEMRQRGARVLLAAPDDVSERDLTLSRAEHAALDPILAIQSFYVMAAGLAVARGMDPDQPRHLSKVTRTH, from the coding sequence TTGACTTCAAAAATGCTTGAAGAGGCGCTGTCCTCGTACAAGGCCGTCGACGCTCAGTTGCAGCAACTGGATCCGCAGATGATCGAGATCGCCGGACGCCTGAACCGTCAGCCGCCGCAAGTGGCGATGACGGTTGCACGCGGCAGTTCCGATCACGCCGCCAGCTACTTCGCCTACCTGACCATGCAGCACGTGGGTATTCCGGTGGCATCGCTGCCGATGTCGGTGGTGACCATGCAGCAAGCGCCGCTGAAGGTCAGCGGTCAGGCGGTATTCGCGTTCTCGCAGTCCGGGCAAAGTCCGGATCTGGTCAACAGCCTGCGTCTGCTGCGCAAACGTGGCGCCCTGAGCATTTCGATGGTCAATGCCGAGAACTCGCCACTGGAGGCCGCCTGTGAATTCAGCCTGCCGCTGTGCGCCGGTACCGAAAGCAGCGTCGCCGCGACCAAAAGTTTCATCGCCACCCTCAGCGCCAGCGCGCGGCTGATCGCCCACTGGAAGCAGGACGCCGAGTTGCTGCAAGCCGGCCTCGCGTTGCCAGAAGGATTGCGCGACGCCGCCACGCAGGACTGGAGCCTGGCGGTCGACGTACTGCGTGACTGCCAACGCTTGATGGTGATTGGTCGCGGCGCAGGGTTTGCCATCGCCCAGGAAGCGGCACTGAAACTCAAGGAAACCTCGGCGATCCAGGCCGAAGCCTTCAGCAGCGCCGAAGTCAAACACGGGCCAATGGCACTGATCGACGATAACTACCCCCTGCTGGTGTTCGCCCCGCGCGGCGCCGAACAGGCTGGCTTGCTGAGCCTCGCAGCCGAGATGCGTCAACGTGGTGCCCGCGTATTGCTGGCCGCCCCGGATGACGTCAGCGAACGCGACCTGACGCTGAGCCGCGCCGAGCACGCGGCGCTGGACCCGATTCTCGCCATCCAGAGTTTCTACGTCATGGCGGCCGGCCTCGCGGTCGCCCGTGGCATGGACCCGGACCAGCCGCGTCACTTGAGCAAAGTGACCCGCACCCACTAA